One Chaetodon auriga isolate fChaAug3 chromosome 11, fChaAug3.hap1, whole genome shotgun sequence genomic window, ttttctacgATTTGATTTCACCAAACATTTATGTGATCGCCGATCACGATCAATCAGGATTTTTTTCCTCGAAGACAATGATTCCCCACTATCCTTCCAGTTTTTAACGATGCATTGGACAGTTCTTAACCCAATTTTAGTAGTTTCTGCAATCTCCTtagatgttttctctgcttgaTGCATGCCAATGATTTGACCCTTCTCAAACAGACTAACATCTTTTCCTCAACCACGGGATGTGTCTTTCCACATGGTTGTTTAAGAAATGAGAAGCTACTCATTGCATCAGTTGGGGTTAAATAACTTGTTGCCAGCTGAAAGATAATCACCCATGCAGTAATTATCCAGGAGATAAATACTTGAAGATCTGATTGTATTCGTAAATATTTAGTTATTTCTCCAGTAGCCTGGTGTTGGTCCCACATGCGTTGTGATGCAATGTTCATTTAAGATGTGACTGTTAAAATGGGAATTGCTTTGCACACTCATTGCTCTGTGTGGTCTCTCTGGTATAATGTGTTCAGACTGAGCTGTTTATGTTCATAAATACTGATTAAAGTCCCAGACCATGATAATATTTCTGAACCTTAAATGAATCATCCCACATTTATTAATATACCAACACTGTGCTCTGCATTGTGCCTCTGCACAGggagtgctgtaggtttttcGGGGACGACGGGCTGACACCTAAGGTGTTTTTCACCAAGGTAGCTCCGTTTGGCCTGCTGTGGATCCTCACCAACTACCTGTACCTGCAGGCCCTCAGGAAGATCAACACAACAGACGTGTCAGCGCTCTTCTGTTGTAACAAGGCCTTTGTCTTCCTGCTGTCTTGGATTGTGCTCAGAGACCGCTTCATGGGCGTCAGGGTGAGTACacgtgcctgcatgtgtgtgtgggaattATGTGGTTTGCAGTTTTACACTTGCTGAGAGAAAATGTTGCAGCTCATTTTTTTGGATGAGAGTTAAGCACAGTCCACAAAAAGTAAAATGGAGAGTAAAATCATGATTTACCCTCTGTTTAAATACAATAGTAGTTGGCCTCAAAATGCAGACCGgagacaagagaagaagagaaaagtggCGAAAGAAAAGGGCTATCTTAAGTCttacaaaacactgagaaagcAACCGGCAAACAACTGGGAGATACACACAAGACAAATACTCAAGAAACTCATGGAAGAGGTCAGGATAATTCATCAACAGGCAGAACTGAGAGCCTTCCTTAAATACTCCACCTCAATCAGGCTCATGCGCCccaggtgtgctgctggtgGGGCGGAGCCAGCTGAGTGCAGGGACACACCCAGCTAcaacagacaggggaacagggATTACCATTACTCAATAGCGGCAGAAACACTGAGATCCTTTAGTACACATGTACATTTGTcctaacatttaaaaagtaaagtacaagtacctcaaaattctACCTCAGTACATCTTAAGTAAATGTTCTTCGTTACTTTCCACCAAAGGTCTATGTGCTATTACGTCTGCTTTTGCGAGGCTACATTTTATCAGTGTAGCCTTTGGTGATTGGAAACTACAAAATGAGATGATTTTATCTTTTAATTgaataaatactgtacatccagTTTAGATCAGAGCTTGACCAGTACTCGACTTTTGAGGCCAATTCCAAGGAATAAGAAGGAAAAAGAGTCACATGTTAGTTTATCTGATTCATGAGTAGTTCCGTCAAAGAGTGATTTTGTTTCTTCTCAGATTGATTCAGTTTGAACGTGTTCAGACCCCTAAAGGGTAACAAGATGACCTCCACTCACTCTTAGGTTTCTTACTGTGtctctctttgctttggtgGAGAGAAAGAACTCCACTATTTCCTCTTTTGTGCAGGAGTTCACTTGTGATGCCAAATGAAGCCAGTGCATGTAACACCCAAAGGACAGCAAATAATACGTGCTGGGTTGTTCTGACCGAACGCACAGTTGACGTGTGAGCTACGCACACAGCACGCTCGCTACTCGAGCGTGTTACCTGCGTGACAGCGATGTTTCCCACCCATGATCACCGCTTCATTCGAATGTGCCACCTGGTAtgcgtctgcgtgtgtgcgcttGTATGGTTGTCACTGATTTCTTCCATGCAAGGACAGACGAGCAGAGTGGAGGAGCATTGTGAACTGAGGtatctcctgctctcctcccactGCACCTCCTCAGATGCTTTCATATCTGCAGCCGTCCTGCACTCCTGCAGAATGGATTTCCCCcggttttttttcctctcacacactcaccaccAGCCCATCTCTCCCTCGTGCATGCCCCTTCTCCCCACCCCCATTATCTGTGATGAAAGGCCTCAGTAAGAGACAAATACTCTAATAatccagctcctctctctcttacacccacagcctctctctctctctctctcgctctctctctctctctctctctctctctctcggtggTGGGGATTGCAGTCTTAGGATGTCTGCAGCAATGCAGGGGATCTTGGACGAGTTTGTCGTGAAAGTGAAGGCGGTGGAGGTTGATAAATCATCCGTGTTAAACAGGGATGTGCgttgtttgtgtgcataaaAAGACGGCTCCTTACAAACGTGAACAGCCTTTTGGTTGATGTAAAGGTTGTAAAGGGGGTTAGATACAGCTCAGTCAACGTACTGTGGTAATAACACCGTAATCACATCAGCTGCTCGATGCGCAGGTGTCGTGatcctttccctcctctcacccacacaTTGTGCTGAAACATCTCAAGAAAGTAAAAACACCAACACGTGCAGGGTCGCTGACCTTGTAAGCAAACAGCCCATCGTGCGAAATGTAAGGTGTGtctgtgactgacaggcagcctgcagtgcagagagagCCATTTGGCCAAAGGTGCCAGAGGGCTTTGGCCAAGCAAAAACACACGGCTCATTTATCTTCCTGACACCTCCTTAATGCAGAGCTAATCCACTCAGCTGGACTGCACCCTGTCCCTATCACTATTCTTCAACCCAAAGCACCAGCACGCACGGATGTGTCACATGCGCTCAAACATATGTGCGGCAAAGACAAATGTCCTGAGTGTAATAAAGAACAGTCACACATGAAAGATTTGGGTTGTGCTTCTTGAGTTGCGAGCAAGATGAAACAGATGGTTTGGTGCCGTTTTTGAAGCTGTGATAATCGCAGAGGCATGGAGTGGGAGTGGGCGTCAGAGGTGGGGGTTGCTGGATGGAGTCGGAGGGGGGGGCGCTTGGTGTGTAAATATGAAGGCTGTGTAATGAAAATCAATGTCAGACAATCAAGCCAACACTGTAGAAGCTGCCCGTCCCGTGTTAGAAGCACTGTTTCGGCTACCAAATGAGCAGTCTGCTGACGATACAATAAAACCCACTTACTAATTATAACATTACAAGCCTTGTCCTGCGAGGCTTGTGATTTCTGCGGTGAATAACTAAGTGGAGGCCATGTGTGCCTGCTGTGTCCCCGCACAGCAGTGAAGGCTCAGGCATCTTTATCACCGCGCTGCGAGCCGCCTGTCCTCCATCCGTCACTCACTGATggtcctctttctctctctctctctctctccacagatcGTAGCTGCTATCTTGGCCATAGCAGGCATTGTAATGATGACCTACGCTGATGGATTCCACAGCCACTCAGTGATCGGCATTACTTTTGTGGTAGCCTCTGCTTCCATGTCAGCACTCTACAaggtatttctttttatttgagcTAAAATTATTACTTCTATAAACCTCCTCTGTAGCGATGCCTACATTTGCAGCATCAATGTAAAAATAGCTAAAACATATGTATGAATAGTTTTGTCTTATATAAGAAATCCTGGAGTAGCTCCCTTTTGCTTATATAACCAGGTGGCAGAAGACAGGAGGAGATTATGAAATGTGAGACTCAGCTGACAGAGGCGTGTGATATGTGAGCGCTTGGTTGCTGGCCCCAGGCTGTGATGCCCCGATCAAGGAGGTTACGGGACAGATAGCTATATTTTGACGGCGCTCTGGTCTCCTCTGCCCTGCTGTCTGTGCCGCCTAATGTGATAAACAGACAGCAGCGGCCCTGCGCCAGAGACATGACAGGTGCTTGGCAGGTGCACGCGCTGCGATCTCCCTCGGCTCCTTTAGGGGGCAGATTTTGTGCACTCACAACCTGACTTGCCGTTTATCCTCAGGTGCTCTTCAAGATGGTCCTGGGCAGTGCCAAATTTGGAGAGGCTGCACTCTTTCTGAGCATTGTTGGAAGCGccaactttgtttttgtcagctttgTGCCAGTCATCCTGTATTTTACACATGTGGAGTACATTGGCTCACCTGAGGACATCCCCTGGGCCTACCTCTGCGGGGTTGCAGGCCTGCTTTTTGGTATGGAAAGCATGAAGCATTGGTGTGCACAAACCTGATGCTGTGCTGATTATGCAACCCATGAATATCATTTAGCAAGTTTTGGGGGGTTTGACACCCTCATTGTGTgctctcatttttcttctccCCGCAGCTTTCAACATCCTGGTGAACTTTGGCATTGCGATAACATACCCTACATTAATCTCCCTTGGCATTGTCCTAAGTGTTCCTGTAAATGCCAGTAAGTTTTTTTGGCTTTACCCCCAGACCTAACTTTTTAGGTCCAGTTACCATTAAATATTTGATAGTGTTGAAATCTCTCTCATTTATATTTGATGAAGAATTTAATTTTCAAATAGATTTCCTTCTTGTTGTGTAATTTGTGATtttatgtgacatttttatGCGTGGTGATTTACATATTCCTTTTGCATATTGATTGTTTACATTAATCctatacattttgtgtttgttaattACTTGGAAATTCCTTCACATGCTCAGACTGATGCATCCTCGTCATTTTACAGTGGTGGACCTCTACACATGCGAAATTCATTTCAACACAGTGCGCCTCATCGCTGTATTCATCATCTGCCTGGGTTTCCTCATGCTGCTGTTACCGGAGGACTGGGACCAATGCATCATCCAGCTCAGCACGAAGCTGCGCAAACGCGATgagccagcagagagcagcggGGAGGCGGGCGCCACCACAGGGCTCAACTGGAGAGGGAGAGCCAGAACCTCCATGTCAACATTTGCACATTGACTCCATATTACCTTAcaaccacactcacacagacacagggaggGAGACACACCTTAGTGTCGATGTAAGGACATTTGACACACCTGGTGACCTGCCCTGtctttcacacagctccctgaGTGGAAAAGGTCTGATTACTAACAtctcaaccaatcagagagatggaggaggcacAGACTGTGTATCGTTCGGCGTCCATTCCACTCAGAAGCTCTCCGAGTTGGTGCATGGACTCATATCAATTGTAATCCTCCTTACCCGAAAAAATGATCAGGTATAACTGATTGAGTCATGTATTACTTTTTGCTGTACCTCTTAATCATTCCATTCACGACATCCTTGCGCCTGAGAAGACTTGCCAACTTGCCTGATATTTTTCAGCTCTGAGAAACACGACACTTTTCGAGGCGGGCCCAACACCTTGTGGACTTGCTGTCTGCAACATGTACACACTTTCACATCTTTAAGATCCAAAGAAGAATGCCTAAAATGCTGAATGCCTGAAAACAATAGGGGAGGCCTGCAACAGCATCCCTCAGGTGTAAACTTAATGACAAATACCTGCCTTTCATGCGCTGTACATAGCTGTGTTTCACACCTCGGATGTCCTGGAGCTGTGGACGCAATTGGCTCATCTGGTGAGAGGGGACCTGTCCAGACATCTGAGGATCAATCTGAAGCTTTCACAACGCCTCACTCTGTTCATCCTGAGAGAGGAGGTCAGGTCCTTTCTGACCACACTGATTGGCTCCCTGTGGTGATGTGCTTTCCTGGGGCTAAACACCCTCTCTGTCGATGCTGACACCCGTTGCTCAGGCCCACACTTTAGTCACGAGAGATCTAAAACCAGTATCTCTGTTGCATAAGTTTTCAATGCATGAGATGATTCAGCTTTGTTTGTCAAGAAGTGTGAGTGCTCTCAGTCCATCGAAAAAGCAATTgcttcacattttctgttgccTGGCAGCAaacaatattaacatttttattaacCAAGCAATACAGGTAATACATGCATTGTCACTCAAAAGATATTAATTGTGATTCACTGTCCATTAGCTGTTCAAATTATTACAAAGCCGACTTTCACAATCAGTGCTTCAGGTATCTCAGTCTTTGGATGGACTAAAAGCACTAACATCTTATCATAAAGCAGACAGGCTTCATGAAAACTTGGAACTACCCCTTTAATAACGTTAAACAACGACCATAGCTATCTCTGAGCCTCCCTTTGAAATCCTGTCACTCTTCACTCTCCACTCATACGCACACAAACTAACCTGCGCCAATTATCAGCTAAATTGTTGgggtgtttttttcctggagaaaacaacagacagtagatgaAAACTGTCTCACTGTGGCTTGAGGAGACACGAGAATGGCTGACATTTGTCCACCTCTGCTCtttgtcaaacaaaaaaaacaaaaaaaacaaagtgtctgttttcatgAATCACATTTCTGAGGCAAGTTAACAACGAGATGAACCCGAGAGCGAATGAGGCACGCGCCTTGTAAAGCGACAGGTGGAAACTCTGCCTTGTTGTGAATGTACGAACATCACTCGACCACACATGCTCGCTATATGTGCTATCTGTTTTTTACAGTGCcaccacagactgctgcagagagactcTTTAATACTGTCCGTCTTGTACTCATCTGACCGAGTTGCATTTTTTTGGAACAAACTCTTGACGCATCGTACAGgacttttttatatttttgcatttcGGTTGCTTACTAACCTTTGAGGGGAGTGAGTGACTTCTGCAGGGCGagcatgcacatactgtatgagcAGATACAGCTGACAAGTCCACTTCActgccttttctttgttttgcaaTAGAGTACATAGCACTGTTTCCCATTGTCATTCTCTatgacaataaataataatattgtATTCCTCTGGAATTATTGCTAGACATAAATGTAAACCTTTGTAAGGAATGATGATTTTTACACAAAGATGCAACATATGATTATCACATTTGAGGAAGAAATATTTAGAGCGTGAATAAATGATGGTTTATTAGATCTGCTACTGTTGGGTGTCTTCAAGTGTAATCACATGTACTATATAAAAGACTTCTTTTCAATACATTTCCTTGTCCacgtttgttttttcttcagtgttgtAGTTCTGTGCTTTGCAGTGACTGATCAGTGGAAATGGCAACAGGCAACATGACAAGAGTGCAgccagagctgaaacaattagtcgattaatcGATCAATACAAAATTAATCTGAAGCTATTTTGCTGAACTTTGAATTGTTTTCATCaaatttcaagcaaaaatacaaacatttgctggttccagctcctCACATGTGAGGATTTAtagcttttctttgtcttatatgagagaaaaataagtgTTTTGGATGCTTGTCAGACATTGCAAGACATTTCAATATGACAcgtttgttttcacagctgaaatgtcTGATTCATCAATTAGTTGATCAGCATTTTCATGATTCATAATCAACTGCCCTTTAAAGTCATGACTTCTATGATGTTAAAGCAAATATATTTGGATTTGGGACTACCGGTCTGGCAAAACAAGCAGAATGAACAGGCCAACTTGAGCTTTGGGAAGTCGTtgtggacataaaaaaaaaaaaaaaaaagatttctgacatttcatgtaCAAAAATGATTGATCCATTAACTGTTAAATCTTGCAGAAATCTGACTAACAAACATCATGCTCTACTCTCACTGTGATCTGGCCGTAGAAGAAGGTGGCCTGACGCTCCTTGGTCAGAGCAGAGAAAGGCAGTctgctgccctcttgtggtcGAGAGGGAACATGGAGGCAGTCCCCTCCAGCAGTTTCTTGCCACACATTGCAGGAAGGAGGGGTGTTTTCATGGTGACACACTTTGCATAGATCGTCCGAATTATGTTTGAAGTCAGTGCGAACAGTAAAAATGGAGGAGGAATACTTGGAGTCATCACAGGTTGAAGTGTCAGTGCTGGAGGGCGGACCAGGATGGGTGGAGGTCAGAGTGCAGGGCTCACTGCTCCTGCCATCTTCCCCCTCTGCCCTGACCTCCCCTCCCCTGCCCATCACACTCCCCAGACGTGCTCTTATTTTTTGCCTCAGTCCCTGAAGAGCGCCCTGGAAACGCTTGCTAAGCAAAGCGTACAGCAGCGGATTGATGTCAGAGTTCAGCAACACCAGCCAGTATGAAAAGGTAACAGCAGAGGGTGGCACCAGGCTGGATTCGCCTGAGATTGCAGTTTCTGTGGCCTGAACCAGGGCCACACCTATGTAAGGTGTCCAGCAAAGGAAGAAGGCTGAGATGACCAGGAAGAGACGCACCACTCCATGGTGGTTCAGGTGCTGCTGGGAGTTCTGCAGGGGTGGCTGCGAGGCGCTCTGAGCCAGGAAGGAGAACAAACGTCTGGGTGGAGGGTTATTCTGCTCTGAGGTGGAATCAGGGAAAGCATGGCTGATATAACTCTCCTCTTCTCTACTGACATCAGACACAAACTGTCCACTCACATGATAGATCAGCCTCGAGGGGCTGTGGAGGCTCCCACAGTGCTGATGAGATGAACCACTGGCAGCAAAGGCAGAGTTTGGACTCCTGCTGCGCTGGACGGAGTCCTCCAATGTATGGATCCTCCTGGCATGGCTGCGGGCCACCTTAACGATGTTCACGTAGCAGAAGAGGATGACAGTCGCTGGTATGAGGTAGGAAAGAGCAGCCATGAACGCTGTGTAGCTGGGACTGCTGGCCCAGTTGACAGCACAGCTATACATGGGAACCACATAGTTGACAGAGCTCCAGCCCAGCAGGGGAGGGCAACTGGTGGCCAGAGCCTGCAGCCAGATCCACAGGACCACAGTACAGGTCCGCCACAGGGTGCAGCGGGAGCTGTAGCGCAGGCAGTCTATGATGGAGTGGTAGCGGTCCAGGGCAATAGCAGCTAATGTCAGCACAGAAGCTGTACAGTACACGGAGGAGGTGTAACCCACGTATGAGCAGAGGTCCTgccagacagaggagagataGAATCTCATCACATGCATGCTCACTGGATCAAAGGAAATCACAAGAGCTCAGCTTTAGGCCATATCAGACACGAACGCTGTGAGGTTACATGactgtaaaacattttataGTGGTGGACAGAAGTGACGTACCGTGCAGTCCACCCATCCACGGTTCATGATGGACAAAGCAACAAAAGGCATCACACCGATGCCCACCAGGAGGTCACTGATGGCCAGGTTCATGATCAGCACTGATGTCACCGAGTGGAAAGTCTTGGTTGCAGCCACAATAGCAATGACGAGAATATTACCTATAGAGAACaacacacggtgacacacagGTCAGACCGGCTGGGTTTTAGACCACACAAGCATCCTTTCCATCTGTAGCACAATAATAGAGGCAAAATAAAGTATCCATCTATCTATGTTTGGTCAGGTAATGATATCTGGTATTTTGGCCACTAACATAATAAAACAGGTGAATGGAATTTTGTTGGCGcatagaaacactgaaaaatacatttctttcttCACTTACCTCCACAAACACCATCTACAGTACTTCTATtcttcagcctgttttttttttttttttttccattaatcaaTAAAGGTTTTGTGGCTGGTTTTAATAAGCCATCAGTTTGGCAGATGCAAATGTTAAGGAAGCCAATAATAAAAGGTCATGAGTTTTTGACTTTTTAATAAGTCTGCAGTCATAAATGTTCGAGTCACTCATAAAGTTAAATGGCTCTAAGCTTCAAATAAACTatgctgtttgaaatgttgaatAAACTTCTCATAAAAATGGTTTTACAACATTTCATCAAGTCTGCTGTTATATGTTAACttgtttttaatgaattcattttggTCCAGATGCTCTGAAGCTCTTTTCccgaaggtcagaggtcaaatgGAGGATTAGAGCGAGCTTTCTGATGAACTGAAGAGCGAAAAATACAAAGTCACTGGAAATGTCATGCTGGAGGAGGACGAAGACCAAGCAAAGGGATTGTTCTTCTCATTGGATAAATATAGCTTGAACAAATGATTCATCAGTTAGAAATGATGTATAAAGTTTGTCTCATTAGAACAAATAAAGAATTTTCCGCTAATCcaataattaaaatgattacAATCAGTAGAAAACTGCAGGAATTAGTttactaaaaaaacaaacaaacaaaaaggtaaTGGTGTACCTGTCACAGCGCCCAAACACATCAACACCATGAGGATCTCCAGGATCAGCTGAGCCCGTCCGGACACACCGAGCCTGGCGCCCTCCGTCCAGCTCGCGTTGACCGCTGCAGCCGCCCGCAGGGACGACCAGGAGCCACCCGGGTCACCCATGTCCCACGCAGCTAACCGCTGTCCTCACATGATGAGACACGCACAGGACGGAAAAAGAAACGAGAGTGATCAAATGTACTCCATCTGCTCCCCCTGTGGTGGGACGGTCTCCAGGTGAACCAACTCCTTTAGTCTTtaaatgggaggaggaggaggaggaggaggaggatgcatGAACACCTGCTCTACCTTGTTTAACCCCTTCAGCGCTCCCTGTGATGATGCAACCTCCAAccacaagaaaataaaaaacacatgtacataaAGTGAATAATAATgtcaaagttttatttatttattcaactgtatgtttaaaaaaagtttacaatttaaaatcacaaaatgcaataaaaacattgtGAATGAGGAAAACGGtcaacaaaagcagcagttatTTATCACATACAGTGGCTTTAAAAAGCGTAACTGTGAAGAGTTAAGCGAGTAGAAGATGGACTGATCTCAAAAAGCCATAAAGGTGAAACATCCTCTTCAACAGTTTAAGCAAAATTAGCGTATTATTTTGGATTTGTACAatctcagagggaaaaaaggaaagaatcaCCATACAAACGTTTGAGCACCTCGAGAGATTTGAGCTCTCACAGCTGTCGTTAAAACGGAAAGGCCAGGTGATGAAAACTTCAAAGCTTTGTAAACACTGGACTGAAAGACTCTCAGCTGGCTACAAAAAGCCTTCACCAGCTGTGATACTTGCCAAAGGAGGTGATACTAAGTACTGACCACGCAGGGGGCCCAAACTTTCGCTTCAggtcttttcctttttatgcggatttaaactgtaaaataaacattaaagaaAAGGGTCGTCTTTAACTTGATGCTGTTTGGGAATCAGCCATCTTTTGCTCACTTAGCTATTCACAGTTTTGCCCCAGGCTTCTGCACACCACTGTGTAATACCTTCCTGGGTCCAGTCCTGGTGTTCTGTGGCAAAAACTAATTGCTCACATAAACAAGACACTTCTTCCCCAAAGGGGGAAAATCTCCATTTATGATTCTGCTCCGCCGACACAGAGATTGCCTCCATTAATATATATGGGCATGCCCGGTGGAATATTTAGGAGTAATAATAAGAGCCCATCTCTATTCATGACTCTCATTAAGGCACAAGCACCGTCCTGATGACTGCTGACCACATTAAAACCTgcaggatggacagacagaacGAGGTCCTGACATTAACTGTATGAAGCACCGTCGTGTTCAGCAGCTGAATACATTAAACACAGGTCAGcatgcagaggtcagaggtcacgtcCAGCGGGCCGGTTTCTTCATCAGCTGCATTTTGAGTTGACTTGAGCTGAGCCAGAGGTGAGGTGTTGCCGAGTATATTCCCAAATCAGCAGGGCGGCGCTCAC contains:
- the slc35f3b gene encoding solute carrier family 35 member F3 isoform X1, with the translated sequence MYGDGEGTVWDRVGRPHRDCMCYLGPPTTLMPMIGMRKSPDVSPRRLSDISPQLRQLKYLVVDEAIKEDLKSSRSVEDINSASIEERILRITGYYGYQPWSASYNREDRTRENVVGTTDAQSAGGAAGAEAGSNRRRLHCCIRVTTVQVRKALWGVAMVMCVCSSWAGSTQLAKLTFKHFDAPFTLTWFATSWNCLFFPLYYIGHLCKSPERQTPRQRFRECCRFFGDDGLTPKVFFTKVAPFGLLWILTNYLYLQALRKINTTDVSALFCCNKAFVFLLSWIVLRDRFMGVRIVAAILAIAGIVMMTYADGFHSHSVIGITFVVASASMSALYKVLFKMVLGSAKFGEAALFLSIVGSANFVFVSFVPVILYFTHVEYIGSPEDIPWAYLCGVAGLLFAFNILVNFGIAITYPTLISLGIVLSVPVNAMVDLYTCEIHFNTVRLIAVFIICLGFLMLLLPEDWDQCIIQLSTKLRKRDEPAESSGEAGATTGLNWRGRARTSMSTFAH
- the LOC143328309 gene encoding 5-hydroxytryptamine receptor 1D, giving the protein MGDPGGSWSSLRAAAAVNASWTEGARLGVSGRAQLILEILMVLMCLGAVTGNILVIAIVAATKTFHSVTSVLIMNLAISDLLVGIGVMPFVALSIMNRGWVDCTDLCSYVGYTSSVYCTASVLTLAAIALDRYHSIIDCLRYSSRCTLWRTCTVVLWIWLQALATSCPPLLGWSSVNYVVPMYSCAVNWASSPSYTAFMAALSYLIPATVILFCYVNIVKVARSHARRIHTLEDSVQRSRSPNSAFAASGSSHQHCGSLHSPSRLIYHVSGQFVSDVSREEESYISHAFPDSTSEQNNPPPRRLFSFLAQSASQPPLQNSQQHLNHHGVVRLFLVISAFFLCWTPYIGVALVQATETAISGESSLVPPSAVTFSYWLVLLNSDINPLLYALLSKRFQGALQGLRQKIRARLGSVMGRGGEVRAEGEDGRSSEPCTLTSTHPGPPSSTDTSTCDDSKYSSSIFTVRTDFKHNSDDLCKVCHHENTPPSCNVWQETAGGDCLHVPSRPQEGSRLPFSALTKERQATFFYGQITVRVEHDVC
- the slc35f3b gene encoding solute carrier family 35 member F3 isoform X2; protein product: MKKHSARVAPLSACNSPVLTLTKVEGEDRTRENVVGTTDAQSAGGAAGAEAGSNRRRLHCCIRVTTVQVRKALWGVAMVMCVCSSWAGSTQLAKLTFKHFDAPFTLTWFATSWNCLFFPLYYIGHLCKSPERQTPRQRFRECCRFFGDDGLTPKVFFTKVAPFGLLWILTNYLYLQALRKINTTDVSALFCCNKAFVFLLSWIVLRDRFMGVRIVAAILAIAGIVMMTYADGFHSHSVIGITFVVASASMSALYKVLFKMVLGSAKFGEAALFLSIVGSANFVFVSFVPVILYFTHVEYIGSPEDIPWAYLCGVAGLLFAFNILVNFGIAITYPTLISLGIVLSVPVNAMVDLYTCEIHFNTVRLIAVFIICLGFLMLLLPEDWDQCIIQLSTKLRKRDEPAESSGEAGATTGLNWRGRARTSMSTFAH